The DNA region GTGCTTGTAACTATCATTCTTTAAATGATTTTCGTCACTTAAGAGAACACTAAAGATTCTGCCTAAGTGTAATAGaacatttgttttaaataaagtgTATTATTGTcttgaaatatataaagtCGTATACACTCAATGAgttttcaaaattcaaaataagaATAAATGCACACAAATCAGTAAGAGAGAAAACATATACTACAAAATCGGATTTTAAGTACttagaatatataaataaagaatACATTGGAAGACCAATATTTAAACATGgttacaaaacatttttcaaaagaacATGGTCgtgaaaaacaatttattgtaattaaaaattaaagtaaacCTACTCTAAAAGTAAACGTTTTTGTGTACACCACATGTGTAAATGAGCAACTGATTCTAAGGCTGAGGAAGTGTTCCTAGTGTAGCAGGAAGGTCCTGCGACTCACTTAGTTGCGCTTCATCTCCTCGATCTGCTTCAGCAGGAGCTGCATGCGATCCTTCATCAAGGGCTGTCCTTTTTGGGTCCTTTTGCTGATGGCCTTGGTTTTCTCCAGGCGCTTCTTTTTATAGGCCTTCACCTGGGCGTCCCGCTCCGCCCGGACTTTCTCCCGCTCCGCAGCCTCCTGGGCAGCCTTTTCCTTGCGTTTCATATTCCGAATCTCCGGtttatttggcttttcctGCGAAGATAATGCAAAAACATGCGTGGTGTATACCATTTCCATATGCATGCTTGATTTTCTCGCTTACCCCTTTGGCcttttggttgtttttgcTCTTGAAGTAGGGCTTTTGGTTGTGGGCCACCTTGCCAGGGCCTTTGTTTGGTTTTCCATTGGGTTTTCCTTGACCTTTCTGTGATCTcggtttcatttttgtgtttttattaatttttaagcaGCGAACTAATCGATTTATCGATGTCTGCACGCATGTTACCTTCTGGCA from Drosophila santomea strain STO CAGO 1482 chromosome 3R, Prin_Dsan_1.1, whole genome shotgun sequence includes:
- the LOC120453402 gene encoding thyroid transcription factor 1-associated protein 26 — encoded protein: MKPRSQKGQGKPNGKPNKGPGKVAHNQKPYFKSKNNQKAKGEKPNKPEIRNMKRKEKAAQEAAEREKVRAERDAQVKAYKKKRLEKTKAISKRTQKGQPLMKDRMQLLLKQIEEMKRN